The following coding sequences lie in one Phalacrocorax aristotelis chromosome 2, bGulAri2.1, whole genome shotgun sequence genomic window:
- the RIDA gene encoding 2-iminobutanoate/2-iminopropanoate deaminase, whose product MASLVKKIISTAKAPAALGPYSQAVLVDRTMYIAGQIGIEPSTGQLVSGGAKEEAKQALKNMGEILKAAGCDYGNVVKTTVLMADMKDFNDINDIYKQFFKTNFPARAAYQVAALPKGARVEIEAIAIQGPLQDASA is encoded by the exons ATGGCCTCTCTCGtcaagaaaataattagcaCTGCGAAGGCCCCTGCTGCGCTGGGTCCCTACAG CCAAGCAGTACTGGTAGACCGGACGATGTACATTGCAGGACAGATAGGTATAGAACCTTCCACTGGGCAGCTTGTCTCTGGAGGGGCAAAGGAAGAAGCTAAGCAG GCTCTAAAAAACATGGGAGAAATCCTGAAAGCTGCAGGCTGTGACTATGGCAATG TTGTGAAGACTACAGTTTTGATGGCAGACATGAAGGACTTCAATGATATTAATGATATTTACAAACAAT ttttcaAGACAAACTTCCCAGCCAGAGCAGCCTATCAGGTTGCTGCTTTGCCGAAA GGTGCCCGAGTTGAGATTGAAGCTATTGCCATTCAGGGACCCCTCCAAGATGCTTCAGCCTGA
- the POP1 gene encoding ribonucleases P/MRP protein subunit POP1 translates to MSGAKEKKRAKKMRNQPASVTLPAEPGPFPGGGGSRASLPPGDARSEQQYQQQKFFNQSAGPLYRKDQYFPKGQNRGERGRGRGGWQGGRQSIAEEMPKYLTVSTFAQARAAEINAMLKAVAQKSSNSLVFQTLPRHMRRRAMSHNIKRLPRRLQEIARKEAEKAVHQKKEQSKTKCRKARRRHINLVAEFNRRQRKNIWLETHIWHAKRFHMVKKWGYCLGDSPTEKSYRACYRAMTKHCLLQDLSYYCCLELTGKENELLKQLARICSNDTGLTFEEACCLSGRFEGSLNLYRADRYPEDMLGPVTFIWKPKDRSEDRQLWIWMHPALKQDMLRELKALFQCSEPDEIYIPEPITTPIQEEKQMDVVLSLGKKRKKEDKEGEKAVPVKKIIGDGTRDPFQSYSWISQTTGIVISDRTMEILRYRLIGPLSHSVLTETLKAASFQTETPDSKTELNNWWVENCKDSEKVSLHQRQSAIFELLEGISSPSEMPPGTILGLTVGDPRVNLPKKKTKAMPDFEKYQDNDKVRQLYLEGVPVDCAHSFIWDKDICKNVTENKISEQDLNHMRAQLLVPGSHLDLGPCESAIPILLVQQPGKMAGEDRPGWGSGWDICLPKGWGMAFWIPFIYRGVRVGGLQEALKHSEYQRTPHTPNDFPDCQAGMQFAKELETSLLEKFKRRPPAKRANYVKLGTLSPFICPWGQLTKNWEGRMKASGEFVHPSSPHPERCATEGYSFSGPKAKVIKEASPVTREVEETMEITSCEGVLKAEDVTGTQDFGERRETITSDFVVVRSEKLLMQLSAWCYPTAGKDRRVRLVSRLGQKEMTENIFLPILMSYPRALVWVNLSLLRKGNPELHAMICIPTEDDLLHLSKDKLFCGPQEPKHRDIFKHKVQKLKEEKKKKKYNTKALESDPPSIPDKETTEEHEDLILGLWSDSLPDVTSHCSRILLGYVTRGDFSLAAGCGEALGFVSLTGLLYMLYNQPADKKGLVLLRTPASLQYRFARLNIEV, encoded by the exons ATGTCCGGGGCGAAGGAGAAGAAGCGGGCCAAGAAGATGAGGAACCAGCCGGCCAGCGTCACCCTTCCCGCCGAGCCGGGGCCCTttcccggcggcggcggcagcagagCCAGCCTGCCTCCAG GAGATGCTCGTTCTGAGCAGCAGTATCAGCAGCAGAAATTTTTTAATCAGTCAGCTGGGCCTTTGTACAGGAAAGACCAGTATTTTCCAAAAGGGCAAAATagaggagagagaggcagaggaagaggaggatggcAAGGAGGACGGCAGAGTATTGCTGAAGAAATGCCAAAATACCTAACAG TGTCTACCTTTGCTCAAGCTCGTGCTGCTGAGATCAATGCCATGTTGAAAGCAGTTGCGCAGAAGTCTTCAAACTCTCTAGTTTTCCAGACTCTACCTAGGCACATGCGAAGGCGAGCTATGAGTCACAATATTAAACGCCTGCCCAGGCGGCTCCAAGAGATTGCCAGGAAAGAG gcagAGAAAGCTGTACATCAGAAAAAAGAACAGTCAAAGACTAAATGCCGCAAAGCTAGAAGACGCCACATAAATTTGGTAGCAGAGTTTAATCGCAGGCAAAGAAAGAATATTTGGCTGGAAACGCATATTTGGCATGCAAAGAGATTTCATATGGTAAAGAAATGGGGATACTGTTTAGGAGATAGCCCTACGGAGAAGAGCTACAGGGCTTGTTACCGAGCCATGACAAAACACTGCCTTCTTCAG GACTTATCATATTATTGTTGCCTGGAGTTGACTGGTAAAGAGAATGAGCTTCTGAAGCAACTTGCTCGAATATGTAGCAATGACACAG GATTAACATTTGAAGAGGCTTGTTGTCTGTCTGGAAGATTTGAGGGTTCCCTGAATCTTTACCGAGCAGATCGCTATCCTGAGGATATGCTTGGTCCTGTTACGTTTATTTGGAAACCCAAGGATCGGTCTGAAGACAGACAGTTGTGGATCTGGATGCATCCAGCTcttaaacag gACATGCTGAGAGAGTTAAAAGCACTTTTTCAGTGTTCAGAGCCTGACGAAATCTATATTCCTGAGCCTATTACAACACCaattcaagaggaaaaacaaatggaTGTTGTTCTGAGCCttggcaagaaaagaaagaaggaggataaagaaggtgaaaaagctgtgccagtgaaaaaaataattggtgATGGCACTAGAGATCCATTCCAGTCCTACTCTTGGATCTCACAAACTACTGGCATTGTGATCAG tGATAGAACTATGGAGATTCTCCGGTATCGGCTGATTGGCCCATTATCACACTCTGTCCTTACAGAGACCTtgaaagctgcttctttccaaACA GAGACACCAGATTCAAAGACAGAACTGAATAATTGGTGGGTAGAAAACTGCAAGGACTCTGAAAAAGTATCTCTTCATCAACGTCAAAGTGCTATCTTTGAGCTGTTAGAAG ggatAAGTTCGCCATCAGAAATGCCACCAGGTACAATATTGGGCCTCACTGTTGGAGATCCTCGAGTCAATCTgccaaaaaagaagacaaaagccaTGCCAGACTTTGAAAAATACCAAG ATAATGATAAAGTTAGGCAGCTGTACCTGGAGGGTGTACCTGTAGACTGTGCTCACAGCTTTATCTGGGACAAGGACATCTGTAAGAAcgtcactgaaaataaaatctcagagCAG GATTTAAACCATATGAGAGCTCAATTACTGGTACCTGGATCACACCTTGATTTGGGTCCTTGTGAATCTGCAATTCCCATACTGTTGgtgcagcagccagggaaaaTGGCTGGAGAAGATCGACCAGGATGGGGGAGTGGTTGGGATATCTGTCTCCCAAAGGGCTGGGGCATGGCTTTCTGGATTCCTTTT atatATCGAGGTGTACGAGTTGGTGGCTTGCAGGAGGCTTTAAAGCATTCTGAATATCAAAGAACACCTCATACTCCAAATGATTTCCCAGACTGCCAGGCGGGAATGCAGTTTGCCAAAGAACTGGAAACCAGTCTTCTTGAAAAATTCAAACG ACGTCCGCCTGCAAAAAGGGCAAATTATGTCAAGCTGGGCACTCTGTCCCCTTTCATCTGTCCTTGGGGTCAGCTGACAAAGAACTGGGAAGGAAGAATGAAAGCTTCAGGAGAATTTGTACATCCTTCTTCCCCGCACCCTGAGCGCTGTGCAACTGAAGGATATAGCTTCAGTGGTCCCAAAGCAAAGGTGATCAAAGAAGCTTCCCCTGTGACTCGTGAGGTAGAGGAGACCATGGAAATAACAAGCTGTGAAGGTGTTCTAAAGGCAGAGGATGTTACAGGCACCCAGGACTTCGGTGAGAGACGTGAAACTATTACAAGTGACTTTGTTGTTGTCAG gAGTGAGAAACTACTAATGCAGTTATCAGCCTGGTGCTATCCCACTGCTGGAAAAGATCGGCGAGTCCGCCTTGTTTCTCGACTGGGACAGAaggaaatgactgaaaatatctttttgccAATCTTGATGAGCTATCCAAGGGCTCTTGTATGGGTCAACTTGTCTCTCTTGAGAAAGGGGAACCCTGAATTACATGCCATGATTTGCATCCCAACAGAAGACGACTTGCTGCATCTAAGTAAAGACAAACTCTTCTGTGGTCCTCAAGAACCCAAACATCGTGACATATTCAAGCACAAGGTACAGAAgctaaaagaggaaaagaagaagaaaaagtataaCACAAAGGCTCTAGAAAGTGACCCCCCAAGCATTCCAGATAAAGAAACAACTGAGGAGCATGAAGACCTAATTCTTGGTCTTTGGTCAGACAGTCTCCCAGATGTTACTTCCCACTGCTCCAGAATACTCTTGGGGTATGTCACTCGAGGGGATTTTTCATTGGCTGCAGGCTGTGGAGAAGCACTGGGTTTTGTTAGCTTGACAGGGTTACTTTATATGTTATACAACCAGCCAGCAGATAAAAAAGGGCTTGTTTTGTTAAGAACTCCAGCATCTTTACAGTACAGATTTGCAAGACTTAATATTGAGGTTTGA